One Gimesia aquarii DNA segment encodes these proteins:
- a CDS encoding glycosyltransferase family 4 protein, with the protein MRVAHIITRMIIGGAQQNTLFTVEDQYRDYQDEVALMTGPTTGPEGTLIPRAEQGGFDLRIIPHLTRSIRPFKEWRAYRELISELRDFQPELIHTHSSKAGILGRAAASHLKIPAVHTIHGAAFHFGQSPFHYRAYIAAEKWAARRCDRLISVCDAMTDQYVAAGIATKDRCDTVYSGMDVEPFLRPTRPPADVRQELGIEPQHIVIGKVARLFHLKGHKYLIEAAKEVVAVQPQVRFLLVGDGILKDEFEQRISELGLSDYFIFVGLVPPERVPELIHAMDIVVHTSVWEGLARVLPQGLIAGKPVVSYDIDGAREVVIPNETGYLLPSESIEPLSQALIELATDPEKRHRFGQTGRERFTDQFRHETMTRRLREIYQRVLDERKQNKR; encoded by the coding sequence GTGAGAGTCGCACACATTATCACTCGAATGATTATTGGTGGCGCGCAGCAAAATACGCTCTTTACGGTCGAAGATCAGTATCGGGACTATCAAGATGAAGTTGCGTTGATGACGGGACCGACTACGGGGCCTGAAGGAACTTTAATCCCACGGGCCGAGCAAGGCGGCTTTGATTTGCGAATCATACCTCACTTAACGCGTAGCATCAGACCATTCAAAGAATGGCGCGCCTATCGGGAACTGATCAGCGAACTACGCGATTTCCAGCCTGAATTAATACATACACATAGTTCCAAGGCAGGTATTCTGGGACGAGCTGCCGCCAGCCACTTAAAGATTCCTGCCGTACATACGATTCACGGTGCTGCCTTTCATTTTGGACAATCTCCTTTTCATTATCGAGCTTACATTGCAGCCGAAAAATGGGCCGCGCGCCGTTGCGACCGACTCATCAGTGTGTGTGATGCAATGACCGACCAATATGTGGCAGCTGGTATTGCAACTAAAGATCGTTGTGATACTGTTTACAGTGGGATGGACGTAGAACCGTTTCTCAGGCCGACTCGTCCTCCTGCAGATGTCCGCCAGGAATTAGGTATCGAACCGCAACATATTGTCATTGGCAAAGTGGCGCGGCTATTTCATTTGAAAGGACACAAGTATTTGATCGAAGCGGCTAAAGAGGTCGTCGCGGTGCAACCACAAGTTCGCTTTCTGTTGGTAGGAGATGGAATTTTAAAAGATGAATTTGAACAACGCATCTCAGAGTTGGGACTGTCGGACTATTTTATCTTTGTTGGTCTGGTGCCTCCTGAACGAGTGCCAGAATTAATTCATGCGATGGACATTGTCGTGCATACCAGTGTCTGGGAAGGATTAGCTCGCGTACTGCCGCAAGGGTTGATCGCAGGTAAGCCAGTGGTTTCCTATGATATTGACGGTGCGCGAGAAGTTGTCATTCCAAACGAGACCGGCTATCTATTACCATCAGAGTCGATAGAACCATTATCGCAGGCGTTAATTGAGTTGGCGACTGATCCTGAAAAACGGCATCGTTTTGGCCAAACGGGACGCGAACGATTTACCGACCAGTTCCGGCATGAGACAATGACCCGTCGACTACGCGAGATCTATCAACGGGTATTGGATGAACGAAAGCAAAACAAACGCTGA
- a CDS encoding FG-GAP repeat domain-containing protein: protein MKRTHPFYRYLSFAAVTILLSGSFEVSAGEKWQRQQLDAAFRSEGSAAADVNKDGKMDVIAGDVWYEAPDWKMHEVRKPGKFVAGKGYSDSFCNFAYDINQNGWTDFIYVSFPGKEFYWYENPKNKSGHWKEHLIWHSICNETPKFTDLTGDGKPELVFGSQPEKQMGYMEIPPPEQATKKWTFIPISKPGDPMKNGTFKYYHGLGVADFNQDGRNDVLIPHGWWEAPETLGEGLWEFHPFTLSVNGAEPPEKMADLYVEDLDQDGDSDIIGSSAHAFGIWWFENVSEPGKPKFKAHLIDKSYSQTHAMHFIDMNGDGQRDIVTGKRFFAHNGRDPGGKDPVVMYWYEIKMGKNAAPQITPHKIEAGNDTGVGTQFSMADMNGDGRPDIVLSNKKGVNVLIQK from the coding sequence ATGAAACGAACTCATCCATTTTATCGCTATTTGAGTTTTGCCGCTGTCACAATTTTATTGTCAGGTTCTTTTGAAGTTTCCGCCGGCGAAAAGTGGCAGCGTCAACAGCTGGACGCCGCCTTCCGTTCGGAAGGTTCCGCCGCAGCCGACGTAAATAAAGACGGCAAAATGGATGTCATTGCTGGAGATGTCTGGTATGAAGCTCCAGACTGGAAAATGCACGAAGTTCGTAAACCCGGAAAATTTGTTGCCGGTAAAGGATACAGTGACAGCTTTTGCAACTTTGCCTACGACATCAATCAGAATGGCTGGACCGATTTCATTTATGTCAGCTTTCCCGGAAAAGAGTTCTACTGGTATGAAAATCCCAAAAATAAATCAGGGCATTGGAAAGAACACCTTATCTGGCACAGCATCTGTAATGAGACTCCCAAGTTTACAGACCTGACTGGTGACGGAAAGCCGGAACTCGTTTTTGGGTCACAGCCTGAAAAACAGATGGGATATATGGAGATCCCCCCTCCTGAACAGGCCACCAAAAAATGGACCTTCATTCCGATTAGTAAACCCGGCGATCCAATGAAAAACGGTACTTTCAAATATTACCATGGCCTGGGAGTCGCTGACTTCAACCAGGATGGCCGAAATGATGTGCTCATTCCTCATGGCTGGTGGGAGGCCCCCGAAACATTGGGCGAAGGTCTCTGGGAATTCCATCCATTCACGCTCAGTGTGAATGGAGCTGAACCTCCTGAGAAAATGGCTGACTTGTATGTAGAAGATCTGGACCAGGATGGTGACAGCGATATTATCGGCAGCTCAGCACATGCATTTGGTATCTGGTGGTTCGAAAATGTGTCTGAACCAGGTAAGCCAAAGTTTAAGGCGCATTTGATTGATAAGAGTTATTCTCAAACTCATGCGATGCATTTTATTGATATGAATGGTGATGGGCAGCGAGATATAGTAACCGGCAAGCGCTTCTTTGCACACAACGGTAGAGATCCGGGCGGAAAAGACCCCGTCGTCATGTACTGGTATGAAATTAAAATGGGTAAAAACGCGGCGCCTCAAATTACTCCTCACAAAATCGAAGCAGGAAATGATACCGGTGTGGGCACTCAATTTTCGATGGCCGATATGAACGGTGATGGTCGCCCTGATATTGTGCTCTCGAACAAAAAAGGCGTGAACGTCCTGATACAGAAATAG